In the genome of Sporanaerobacter acetigenes DSM 13106, the window TGGCTAAGCCAAGTTTATAAATAAAAAGGAGGAAGAAACATATGAAGAAAAAAATCTTAACAATTTTTATGGTATTGGTTTTATTATCAACAATTTTATCAGGTTGTGGGGAAAAGGAACCGGTAAACACAAAACCTACTGAGGAAAAAACAGAGGAAAAAGCAGATACAACTCAAACTAGTTATCCATTGGTTATAACGGATGCAAATGAACGTGAAGTGGAACTTGAAAATAAACCGGAAAAAGTTGTAGTATTATCGGCAACATTGTTGGCACCATATTGTGCAGTTGGCGGGGAAGTTATAGGAATCAGCGATGATGTATTAGAAAGAGAAGATATACCAGAAGATGTGAAAAAGCTTCCAACTGTAGGTCCAGTTTATAATATTGATATGGAAAAATTGATGTCCCTTGAACCAGATTTCATTATAATACAAAAAGGGATTCATGATAGATATGTACCTATGTTAGAACAAAGTGGTATACCTTTTGTTGTTTTGCAGATGAAAACTTATGAAGATACATTGCAAGGTATAGGCATATTAGGTGATATTACAGGAAATCAACATGAAGCTCAAGAAATTGTGGATAAAAACAAGGAAAAAGTAGATGAGATTGTGGATAAGTTGCCAGCAGAAAATAAAA includes:
- a CDS encoding ABC transporter substrate-binding protein — translated: MKKKILTIFMVLVLLSTILSGCGEKEPVNTKPTEEKTEEKADTTQTSYPLVITDANEREVELENKPEKVVVLSATLLAPYCAVGGEVIGISDDVLEREDIPEDVKKLPTVGPVYNIDMEKLMSLEPDFIIIQKGIHDRYVPMLEQSGIPFVVLQMKTYEDTLQGIGILGDITGNQHEAQEIVDKNKEKVDEIVDKLPAENKKVAILYVTSEDVSIKLENSIAGDVANILKLDNMSSGVKPAKMGSETAPFSMERIVEYDPDVILVTTMVHSKEIAEERMKKDVETNPAWSELRAIKEGNMKYLPQDMFLQNAGQGYWKAVEYMAKAVYPEVYGDVED